TTTGCATAAGTTTATTAACAAGATTTAGTTCTTCTATAATTTGTTGGCATTAGAACGAAGTTAAGCAAATATTTCGATATCTCTAAGGATCTATTAATATAGGTCATTCTATCCAAATGGTTGAAATCACAATTGATCGGCTATGTAGATGTAGTATAATTATCTGATCCACATAGAGCATGCTTTCAAACGAATTGTATTAGCAATCGGAGGTACAACTATATCATAACGCTCAACAAAACGAACTTTAGTTGCTACTTCATTAAACCATGAAGAAATAATTACAATGCATGAAGTCAGTAATGAATGTGTTTGGTTAAGATTGATGACCTAACATATCCTACAGATGTGTTGTATATCATCCAGAAAAATGATCCCAACTATTTTGTATAAAGATAATGTAGCATGCATAGCTCAATTGAAAAGAGGGTGTACATCAAAGGAGacaaaccaaaatatatttaactgaAATTCTTCTTCACTCGTGACCTTCGTGATATAGATGTTTAACAAATTTGTTCATGTGAAAATTTGACAGATTTGTTCACTAAAGCACTACTGACTAACACATTTGATAAGCTAGTCAATGGAATTGGTAAGCATTGACTTAGGGTGGGTTTAGATGGACGGTAGAGTgtggtgcggtgcggtgcgtttagcttactttttgtctcatgctacagtatcgctacagtatctaatctcaccactactgttgtttttacactaaccgcaggtaaacgcaccacCCATCCAAACTTACCCTTAGAGATATCATGTAAGGTTCTCATGAGGGAAATAAAATACATGCTATAATTTTTTCCCTTAATCGAGGTTTTGTCTGTAACGCCCCTAACCCAAATCCGtcaccagaacagggttacaaagcattaccggagtttacaaattaattatcagacatttcatttcatctagcattcatatttgagaccaatcaaaatcaaaacattaatgagccaaCGTTGGCCAAATttacttatacatgccattataagcagaatcaaatcatccaaaattaccgatagaaccaatggatagtgtgataaaactccgacaagcttccaacctaattgagcttccgataatctgaaaagtaaagaaaaacaagtacgtaagcaataaatgcttagtaagctcgtataaactttaatcatgttcattcatttcaaatatgaaatttataattatcaagaataatttaatattgataccacaatgCTCATGTGgctatattcatcaactcaTAGGTAAATAAATCCACATCATCACTTGTACAATTATCCCTAGCAATATAGGAGTTTAAACAACTTTATACTCTTTCGaattcctttattttcatttgcatttctttactttctacactcattccatatgcataacacaccagTCATAACCATATCATTCAACCGTAGCCACAAGCTAATACATTTAAACATAGCcttttttcgaattaatcatATAATAGGTCTTTTCTTAAGAAATTACATATCTTTaaacttaccactctttcatgaacacaagaatattttcatttgagcacttaccatttcaatgcatcttaTAATTAagcatattaccattcaaccaatagcttggcatttgcctaagcatcaaacaacaaactTGTTAGcgtacttgaacatatttcatataatttcaacATCGATAACCTTACTATCTTAACATGttacacttgagtttattacttgtctccacttacataattttcatatatcaacatatcaaggtattgatataaattcatatcataatacatatcattctcttaccatttcttcatatacatatatatcattcaAGAAAACTCGCGATATTTTACCTCTCAAAGAAcaacttacggatatgagtacatcatttttagaagcccgaaggctaaacagaagctcatgagagctaaacagatagtaaacacgaatattcgcaacaaatgctgaaccttaGTTTACTTGGCTAATTTATCGTCAATTCATCATTGACAtttttccgtcaattcatcatttacatttgtagtgccataacccagttatggtcttatcatcaaaatgtcatagcccagctatggtcttacatataaacactgtcacggtccaaccatggtcttacattcatagtgccataacccaattatggtcttatcatcagaatgtcatagcccagctatggtcttacatataaatactgccatggtccaaccattgTCTTACGTTCATAGTGTCATAACCCAAttatggtcttatccgtcaattcatcctttggcATAGAACGACTGTACTTAATCCCGCGTTCAATCAAAACTgagtattaaattcgataatatatttccaataataattcaattccaacaatagaacacacatatatataatatacatcaccaaataacattcactttaatcaaaattatacagaatatagttcatacaaacttacctagcTAAATGCAGAAATACCAAGATTCAGGGgcattttgttaattttctattttcctcgatttttcacccgatcttgatctgtAGCAAAAATAGGAAAACCAGCTTGAGCTCTCCCCCTTCTCTGTTTGGACCGAAaatatgaagaagaaatgtctacaaattcttttaaattcaatttgtcttatttaatttcaatttacttaccattttgccattaaatggctttattttattattttcttctcttatgccgcctcatccTTTTCCTTTAGGCAAAATTGCTATTTAGATCCTTCCTTATTTATTAAACATGcgatttaatcacttaattattataattagcaaattttgcacattttcaatttattccttttaattaattaactaccaaaacaataaattttttcaacgaaactttaacacTACCTTATTGAcattccgtaaatatttataaaaatatttacagctcagtttatagaaacaaggtcccgatacctcattttctaaaaccactaaccgaataaatcattataaaacacaaattactaattcaaaaacctttctaaaatcatatttgactcgtaaatattaaataataaaatttacgagcttacttgccggatttggtggcctcgaaccaTTGTTTCCGGCATCACTGAAAATCAGGCTATTACATTGTCCCACTAGATTTTAttagtaaggtttttaatgaggcaatATGTGATgtgtattatagatatgtgtactTTTTTTCGTTCACtaaggatttttttttcataaggTTTTTCTCTTAATAAGGTTTAATAAGACACATTATCCATAGATGGACATCCAAGgagtgttataaatattttattattatagaagTGAATGCCCACTAGAATAAGACATTTGATGTACCGTgaactttaatatatattagaaatagatttttattttatttatatttattatatttataaatataaacttaaaaaatttgttaacatccataaattttttcctttcttacTCTCCTTATCTTATAACACTGAACATTGATTAGTATTtcgtaataaaaaatttagtagaatttaattcaaaattatttttgtttaaaatagaaaacacCAGCGTAAGCAGCGTTAGTtctagtaaaattaaatataatcatgACTTTTTCAAAGTTAGTTGCGATAGAAGTCTATATAGTCCATGTTAAAATCCAATTCCGTATGCATTGAAGATTATATTGTTTCCGGGGCATGCTTATCAGTTCTTATACTAAGGCTCTTTAAATAACGAAAAggaaacaattaattaatcaattgttTAAGCAAAGATGAAGTCATGGATCTTTGGCCTTTCCTTGCTTACCCTAATCTCAGGTAACAAACAAACCTCAAGTACCATTCTTTCTCTGCAACTCTAGTAACTCATCACCATTTCATTTGCAAGATTTAATGCTTAAATGCTTGTAATGGTTCtagaatttttatcattttcttataTTGCAGAGTCTCACATGGCAACTCTCTACACTAGAAACAACTGTCCATTCACTGTCTGGCCAGGAACACTTACTGGCGCTGGTATACCTCAATTGTCCAACACTGGGTTCGAGTTAGCCCCACAGGCATGGAATGCCATTACTGTTATTGCTCCTTGGTCAGGCAGACTCTGGGCTCGAACCCAATGCTCAACCTCCTCCGGATTGTTCACTTGTGCCACTGCAAACTGTGGGTCGGGCCAGGTTGCCTGCAATGGTGTAGGTGCTGTCCCTCCTGCAACCCTTGTAGAGTTCACTCTAGCACCAAATGGAGGACAAGATTTCTATGATATCAGCCTAGTAGATGGCTTTAACTTGCCGATTTCAGTAACCCCACAAAGCGGCTCGGGTCCAAACTGCACCATAACTAGCTGTTCGGCAAATGTGAATGCAATTTGCCCACCAGAGCTGATTGTTAAAGCATCTTGTGGGAATGCCATAGCCTGCAAAAGCGCATGCCTAGCTTTCAATCAGCCTAAGTACTGTTGCTCTGGTGAATATAATTCACCCCAGAAATGTGAACCCACAAATTACTCGATGGTTTTCAAGAACCAGTGCCCTCAGGCTTATAGTTACGCTTATGATGATAAAACTAGCATTTTTACCTGCTCTGGTGCACCTAATTACCTTATCACTTTCTGTCCATGAAACCTTAGCAGCAGGAGTAGGCTTTATCTGTTTTGCATtcattaataaagaaaatgttaGTACTGCTGTTTATATGTTTTGCACATTCTTAtagtttttctaattttactttttatcctGTTATTTTCATGTCCCATCTAATATGGTATTAAGGTCGGCTTTTATTACATTTAGTGGACAGCCATTTGCTTTTTACGAAAATCTATCAGGGTGAGGGGATTAATGTTGCTAACCTcttttcaaaaaacaaaaaaaaagatgtaCTCTTTTTTATTCGACTGCTAGTCCGAaatcctctttttttttgtgtgtgtgtgtatgtgtgtacAAGAGGAGAAAATCCACTAAAATCAACCTAGCTGTGGACAAGCTAAACCGACGCTATCATTATGTAGATGCTGAAGAACTTCATCCGGTAGGTACAAGAAGGAATGGACCCCCAGCGAGCATGAGTATGCCATCGACGCTAATCGATCAGCCACTTTGTTCCCTTCTTTATACGTGTGTTGCACTTTTAGCTTTCCGAGGTAGTTGTAGGAGACCAATAATAGTTCGAAGAACCTCGGAGTGATGCTGTGCTGATAACCTGTTTCGAATAAGCTGCGTCGCAACTAAGCTGTCCAAGTCAAGGATGATAAGGCGCAACCCCAGCTTCCGTGCTCTTGAGATTTTAAGATTGAACACAGATACATATACCATGTGGCCACAGCCCATtagcataaataaaacaatggtataataacttatttggtcctccaactttataaaaaaagtcattttagtcttttagCCTTTAAACTTGCATTGTTCGTTAAATcatcccaaaataaataaaaaaagttaaccGTCTATTCACTTTGTTGACATGACATCCATGTTGCAGTCCACATATAAAatgttagcaattaattatttttttaaaaatttaaaaatattttattattttaaatttttataattatttttattttaaaatttaaaattaattaattgttgccGTAGGGTTCATATGTATGCCATGTTAGCAAAGTAAacagaaattaattttttgtctaTTTTGAGATAATTTGACAAACAGTGTAATTATAAAGGCTACAAAAggcaaaaaataaatagaagacTAAAATGactcttttataaaaatttgaaagtccaaataaatcattatacctACAAAATGATATCTCAAACTCACAAATTTTGTGGTGaatctttaataaattgaaatattaaactgtttaataattaaaatttaaactgataaaatatattatatttttattagaaaatttcacTGTTCACTTTTcttgattattgaattaagtGAAACTTGTTATAGGGTGtaaaatttgaaaggaaaaacTAATTACAAATCTTGCCAAGATTATTTCTTTTgatggataaaaaataaattttgttgcaAGTTTACAATGACAACATTTTATgataatgaatgaaaacaaaataaacaaatatatcaaTCAAGAAAGAAGATAACAAATTCCAGTACGGGACAAGGAAGTTCCTAAGACAAGTAAAAGGGTAATGATTTTCACCTATCTTTTGGAGATATAGAAGAGAAACATAAccatatattttcttaaatttattatgatagTCCTTATAAATTCTACACTTTTACATTGTTTAGCTAGGAAAGATTGAATGCATTTCCTCTTCAACATCAATGGGTTCTCTTAATAGGAAAAGGACAAATACTAGTTGTGTAAACTTTTGGAGGTTTCTACTatcaatgaaaaagaaatgttaaattaaacagaaaagaaaaacaagctttgtagaaaacaaatattgattcttttataagccaaatcatattttattaaataaatcggAGTtacaaaaaaaacttgaaaGCTTTGTAGCTCGAGTTTACAAGAGACTTCCAAGCAGAATGGCAGCAACTACGATGCCAATACAACATTCTGCAAACTAAACAACACAACTATAGAGAACTTTGATCAACAAAGAAACAATGCAGCTGCATCTCCATCATAAGCAGCCATCATCAGGTTTTAAACATGCTGGTTCTGTCAATACCAGCTTGGCCGAGGCATCAACAGTACAATTTACCTCCCTAGGCAGTTTACAAAGCAAACACTACCAATGACTCTAACTAAACCATCTATATCTTTATTACTTTCCCATGGAGTCCAAGCTCAAGCAGAACAGAAATAACCTAATTAATAACACCACAAATGTCTGACTCAGTGACAAGAAATGCATTCTGTTTCAGCAAAAATTCCAGAGTCTCAAGCATTTACACCTTTATGCCATAACTGAGATAAAAACACATAATAACACAACTCTATAATCCTCttcaaacaaataaatgatGCCACATGACGAAACACAACTCCATGCCTTACATTCCAAACATGATCCCACTTAATTATTGATCCAAACAACTCTGCCACCTATGGTAACAAGACCAAACAAAAAGCTTGAGATAACACCAAAAAAAATGTCATCATTAACCGCTACCCATATCACCAGGAAACcttaatcaaacaaatcaatCTTTAGAAATTTCAACAGCATGGCACTCGAAACATATCCAAGAATagaataaatctcaaattatCAAGTTGAAGCATAACTAACCTCTTTGGAAACATCACAGAACTCACAATATAACATTGATGTGAACCGGTCAATCATCATATTATAATCTATGAATGAAACAAGCTTTTCACATATGGCTAATGGAAATGGCAATAAAATCAAATACAGACAGAACATCACCGAGAACCTTTCCCATCATCAAATTGCACTTCCATCACCTAATTAATACATACTGTCATTGAATGGAAATAGTAGTACAATAAGTCCCTAAAGGAGATggggaaaaaataattaaaattcaattttagagATGGGGAAATAATTTGGAAATAGTTAGGATTTTAGAGAATGCTGAATAGACTTAAATCTAAATATCTAATTTAGTTCATATATACTAAATCCTAAACCGTAAGCATAATACTAAATCTCTAAACCCAAACCTCAAATCTCATACCGTATGCCTAGTTCTAAATCTAAAACCTTTAAACCTTAACCCCAAACCAGAacaaacctaaaaccctaaactctaaactaTAAGAACTTCTCTGCCTACAAACTAAATTCCAAACCATAAGAAACTCTCTATCTACATTTAACacttttttgtttgaaatttcgTATTAAGTAATATTTAGTATGAGTTATCAAAcgcattaaaataattaaactataaaaaaatttcttcttcAATAGTAAAAATTTACTATGCATTATCAAACACATTCATTGACAACAAACAATGGACCTACTAAacgtaaatataaaaataatcatatggTAGTAATATGAACTAAAAATTGGACATTTTTACAACATTTTGTAGCAAGTTTTAAATGAGTGATTGATTAGAAGGGAGATCCCATTGGAGCTGTGAGACCAAGATACCGCATAATTTTTAGCCGCCGAGGTCCTTCACCAGATTTCAATGGAAATCTAGCACcctataaaaacaatattatcaAACCTTTTAATGATAGCTATGAGCAAATAGTTTAAGACAAGTTGGCCAAGAATTTGAGTGGCTACTCACATTAAGATGAATTCTTGGCTTGCCTTCCTTCTTATTACCTACTTGTCTGACTAAATTACAGCCAGTTTTGCTTGATAATGATGAAGCATGTTTACCTGTTCCAAATTAAGCTGGGTTTAGAAGAACGATGAAGAGTTCTTTCTCTGGTGAAACCATGGAAATTAAAAGCATTAGAGGTCTTAAGTAGAacctaaattcatcaaaataacatatatttctttctagaaattaaacAGATTTTGCAGGTGATAAGAAGACAGGAAAATGTAATTGATATTTGCTTGTCGATGAAAGTAGGAACATATTAGGGTGAAGCATTGCAATAAGAATTGGGTATTGCAAACCCCACAAGCAGTTAGCATCCTGATCCTCTAACCATCAAAGTAATGAGGCCCAGATGCTCAAACCACAGATGCTATCAATTTTCAATCTACAATTGAAGAATAACACTATAGTAGACCTATAAGAATGCCTATGAATCAAACAAGAACGATGCTAAATATTAAGTTCGATTCACTTTTTAAAGAATGCGGATTAATACATAATAGTATGAAGGAATTGGATAACCCAAGTGTCTTAATGCAAGGCAACTAGACAAAGAACTTATAACTACACCTAGAGTCTCAATCAGATTTAAGAGTAATGAAGAGATTGATATTTTCTGTATATCATGGAGGATAGACTAGTGGCACGTAAGACCTGACTGTATTCCAGTCTTTTGATCTACAATAAGTATAGGAGATAATAAGAATGAAGCAATGATGAATATCCCCAACTTTTAAATCATGTATCTTCCTCAGTTCAATTTATTTGTCTTCTGTTTTTCAAGTATACCAGATTTTTTGTCTTGCCGATCAGATTGAGTGAAAGGATCAGGGCTTCCAGGCAACTGCCTACATGATTTTATATGTTTCTTCCTCTGTACTATTGCCTGCAATTAGGCAAGAATACAGTTGCAGAAGTTGAAAAATGAAGCAATGAAAACAAATGGCACATTTCATGGAAATAATCAATACTTGTTTCAAAGCatcttgaaaattttccataaaattgCAGCTCCTTTCTTCAAAGCACTGGCAAAAAGGAAAAACACTTATTTAGAAGTAGATTTCACACAACCTGTAATTCATGTgctgaaaaaaaattagttaaagaTAACATCAAGTTCCCATATATGTATATCATAGAACCAGTATTTCTTTTATCATATCTAGTTGTGACTTTCAAAatcaccataaaatttccattcGCATTGCACAAACCAAGAAAGGAGGGATTCCCATCCAAGCCTCCTAAATGCTTCAAATGAATATCACAGGTGGAaagaaagaatataaaaaaagaaggaaCAAAAGCAGATTCTTTATAGCAAGTTCTAAGGAAACGATAATATTTATTACACTAAATCAATACTGATAATTTTGGCATGGCTAGACAAAGCCTATACTTACATCCTCAAGCATTGAAAGATCTCTTGCTGCATTAAT
The sequence above is a segment of the Gossypium raimondii isolate GPD5lz chromosome 4, ASM2569854v1, whole genome shotgun sequence genome. Coding sequences within it:
- the LOC105767830 gene encoding thaumatin-like protein 1b, giving the protein MLVMVLEFLSFSYIAESHMATLYTRNNCPFTVWPGTLTGAGIPQLSNTGFELAPQAWNAITVIAPWSGRLWARTQCSTSSGLFTCATANCGSGQVACNGVGAVPPATLVEFTLAPNGGQDFYDISLVDGFNLPISVTPQSGSGPNCTITSCSANVNAICPPELIVKASCGNAIACKSACLAFNQPKYCCSGEYNSPQKCEPTNYSMVFKNQCPQAYSYAYDDKTSIFTCSGAPNYLITFCP